Proteins encoded in a region of the Gulosibacter sediminis genome:
- the rpoC gene encoding DNA-directed RNA polymerase subunit beta', translated as MIDATKFDSISIGLATSEDILGWSRGEVKKPETINYRTLKPEKDGLFGEQIFGPSRDWECACGKYKRVRFKGIICERCGVEVTKSAVRRERMGHIKLAAPVTHIWYFKGVPSRLGYLLDMAPKDLEKVIYFAAYMVVEIDEEGRRDDLTDLEKEKNLEVDTRGKQRDSQINERMAQLEKDLEALEEEGATADQKKKTKDAAEKEMARIRKEVDNDIAQIERVYEGFKNLKVGELKPDDADFAELIDRYGDYFEAYMGAEAIKRRLQDFDLATEAELLRDQIQNGKGQKKIRAIKRLKVVTAFLQTENKPAAMVLDVIPVIPPELRPMVQLDGGRFATSDLNDLYRRVINRNNRLMRLLELGAPEIIVNNEKRMLQEAVDALFDNGRRGRPVTGTGNRALKSLSDMLKGKQGRFRQNLLGKRVDYSGRSVIIVGPQLQMHQCGLPKQMALELFKPYVIKRLIDLGHASNIKAAKRAVERAKPEVWDVLEEVIRERPVLLNRAPTLHRLGIQAFEPQLVEGKAIQLHPLACSAFNADFDGDQMAVHLPLSVEAQAEARVLMLASNNILKPSDGRPVTLPSQDMVAGLYHLTFLREDAVGAGRVFGSVAEAIMAQDEGTLHLNAPVKIRLEGVTFHPAEAPEGFVEGRPVVKETTLGRALFNELLPDTYPYLEDVMTKGRLSGVVNYLAERYDKDVVAATLDRIKDSGFYWATRSGISLSVSDVVIPDTKAEIVAETETKVAQLREDYQMGLSTQQEYRDQTIALWEEATERVAADTREQFPETNSIHRMVTAGANGNWLQVRQIAGMRGIVANPKGEKIARPIIHSYREGLTVLEYFSSTHGARKGLADTALKTADSGYLTRRLVDVSQDVIIREDDCGTHKGIVLPIAQTDKDGNVTLADNVENSVYARTLATDVTNAAGDVLAHAGESVGDVLIERLLGEGVREVTIRSVLSCESQVGVCAKCYGRSMASSELADLGEAVGIIAAQSIGEPGTQLTMRTFHTGGIAGAADITQGLPRVQELFEARTPKGAAPLAKVAGTVTFQDTERQRKIVLEPDNKDDETLTYPVSRFAEFLVEDGDHVEPGQQLVEGPLDPKDVLEVLGTTAVQKYLVGGVQDVYNSQGVPIHDKHIEVIVRQMLRKVTINDSGETDMLPGELVDRQRFQATNRQSVAEGRRPASGRPEVMGITKASLATESWLSAASFQETTRVLTQAAMEQKTDPLLGLKENVIIGRLITAGTGMPEYAEQVVEPTEEARNERYPYAEADALDFSNDLSFADFDSFSGNDDFGSIDFN; from the coding sequence TTGATCGACGCAACTAAGTTCGACAGCATCAGCATCGGGCTGGCAACTAGCGAGGACATCCTCGGTTGGTCGCGTGGCGAGGTAAAGAAGCCCGAGACCATCAACTACCGCACCCTCAAGCCCGAGAAGGACGGTCTGTTCGGTGAGCAGATCTTCGGCCCCTCGCGCGACTGGGAGTGCGCCTGCGGTAAGTACAAGCGCGTGCGCTTTAAGGGCATCATCTGTGAGCGCTGCGGCGTTGAGGTGACGAAGTCGGCGGTGCGCCGTGAGCGCATGGGCCACATCAAGCTCGCCGCGCCCGTGACGCACATCTGGTACTTCAAGGGTGTTCCTTCGCGCCTCGGCTACCTGCTCGACATGGCGCCGAAGGACCTCGAGAAGGTCATCTACTTCGCCGCCTACATGGTGGTCGAGATCGACGAAGAGGGTCGTCGTGACGACCTGACCGACCTCGAAAAGGAGAAGAACCTCGAGGTCGACACCCGCGGCAAGCAGCGCGATTCGCAGATCAACGAGCGGATGGCGCAGCTTGAGAAGGACCTCGAGGCACTCGAGGAAGAAGGCGCAACCGCCGACCAGAAGAAGAAGACCAAGGATGCGGCCGAGAAGGAAATGGCTCGGATTCGCAAGGAGGTCGACAACGACATCGCGCAGATCGAGCGCGTCTACGAGGGCTTCAAGAACCTGAAGGTTGGCGAGCTCAAGCCGGACGACGCCGACTTCGCCGAGCTCATCGACCGCTACGGTGACTACTTCGAGGCCTACATGGGCGCCGAGGCGATCAAGCGCCGCCTGCAGGACTTCGACCTCGCCACCGAGGCCGAACTGCTGCGCGACCAGATCCAGAACGGCAAGGGTCAGAAGAAGATCCGCGCCATCAAGCGACTCAAGGTCGTCACGGCGTTCCTCCAGACCGAGAACAAGCCGGCCGCGATGGTCCTCGACGTGATCCCCGTGATCCCGCCGGAGCTGCGCCCGATGGTGCAGCTCGATGGTGGCCGCTTCGCAACGAGCGACCTCAACGACCTCTACCGTCGCGTGATCAACCGCAACAACCGCCTCATGCGTCTGCTTGAGCTCGGTGCGCCCGAGATCATCGTGAACAACGAGAAGCGCATGCTGCAGGAGGCCGTCGACGCACTGTTCGACAACGGCCGCCGCGGTCGCCCCGTCACCGGTACCGGTAACCGTGCCCTCAAGTCCCTCAGCGACATGCTGAAGGGTAAGCAGGGTCGTTTCCGCCAGAACCTGCTCGGTAAGCGCGTCGACTACTCGGGTCGTTCGGTGATTATCGTTGGCCCGCAGCTGCAGATGCACCAGTGCGGTCTGCCGAAGCAGATGGCACTCGAGCTGTTCAAGCCGTACGTGATCAAGCGCCTTATCGACCTCGGCCACGCGAGCAACATCAAGGCCGCGAAGCGCGCCGTTGAGCGCGCCAAGCCCGAGGTGTGGGACGTCCTCGAAGAGGTCATCCGCGAGCGCCCCGTGCTGCTGAACCGTGCGCCTACGCTGCACCGTCTCGGCATCCAGGCGTTCGAGCCGCAGCTCGTCGAGGGTAAGGCGATCCAGCTGCACCCGCTCGCTTGCTCGGCGTTCAACGCCGACTTCGACGGTGACCAGATGGCCGTGCACCTGCCGCTTTCGGTCGAGGCACAGGCCGAGGCCCGCGTGCTCATGCTCGCGTCGAACAACATCCTCAAGCCGTCCGACGGCCGCCCCGTGACCCTGCCTTCGCAGGACATGGTTGCCGGTCTGTACCACCTCACGTTCCTCCGTGAGGATGCGGTCGGCGCCGGCCGCGTGTTCGGCTCGGTTGCCGAGGCGATCATGGCGCAGGACGAGGGCACGCTGCACCTCAACGCTCCCGTCAAGATTCGCCTCGAGGGCGTCACGTTCCACCCGGCCGAGGCCCCCGAGGGTTTCGTCGAGGGTCGTCCGGTCGTCAAGGAGACGACGCTGGGTCGCGCGTTGTTCAACGAGCTGCTGCCCGACACCTACCCGTACCTCGAGGACGTCATGACCAAGGGTCGTCTCTCGGGCGTGGTGAACTACCTCGCCGAGCGGTACGACAAGGACGTAGTGGCAGCGACGCTTGACCGCATCAAGGACTCGGGCTTCTACTGGGCCACGCGTTCGGGCATCTCGCTGTCGGTCTCCGACGTCGTGATTCCCGACACCAAGGCCGAGATCGTCGCCGAGACCGAGACCAAGGTTGCGCAGCTGCGTGAGGACTACCAGATGGGTCTGTCGACCCAGCAGGAGTACCGCGACCAGACCATCGCGCTGTGGGAGGAGGCGACCGAACGCGTCGCCGCCGACACCCGCGAGCAGTTCCCCGAGACCAACTCGATTCACCGCATGGTGACGGCTGGTGCAAACGGTAACTGGCTGCAGGTTCGTCAGATCGCCGGTATGCGCGGCATCGTGGCCAACCCGAAGGGTGAGAAGATCGCCCGCCCGATCATTCACTCGTACCGCGAGGGTCTGACCGTACTCGAGTACTTCTCGTCAACCCACGGTGCGCGAAAGGGTCTGGCCGACACCGCGCTCAAGACCGCCGACTCGGGTTACCTCACGCGTCGTCTCGTCGACGTGTCGCAGGACGTCATCATCCGTGAAGACGACTGCGGTACCCACAAGGGCATCGTGCTGCCGATCGCGCAGACCGACAAGGACGGCAACGTCACGCTCGCGGACAACGTCGAGAACTCGGTCTACGCTCGTACGCTCGCGACCGACGTCACGAACGCTGCCGGCGACGTGCTCGCCCACGCGGGCGAGTCGGTCGGTGACGTGCTCATCGAGCGCCTGCTCGGCGAAGGCGTCCGCGAGGTCACCATCCGTTCGGTGCTGTCCTGCGAGTCGCAGGTCGGTGTCTGCGCCAAGTGCTACGGCCGTTCGATGGCGTCGAGCGAGCTCGCCGACCTCGGCGAGGCCGTCGGCATCATCGCGGCTCAGTCGATCGGTGAGCCCGGTACCCAGCTGACCATGCGTACCTTCCACACCGGTGGTATCGCCGGTGCGGCCGACATCACGCAGGGTCTCCCGCGTGTGCAGGAGCTCTTCGAGGCGCGTACCCCGAAGGGTGCGGCGCCGCTCGCGAAGGTTGCCGGTACGGTGACGTTCCAGGACACCGAGCGCCAGCGCAAGATCGTGCTCGAGCCCGACAACAAGGACGACGAGACACTCACCTACCCGGTGTCGCGCTTCGCCGAGTTCCTTGTCGAGGACGGCGACCACGTCGAGCCCGGCCAGCAGCTCGTTGAGGGTCCGCTCGACCCGAAGGACGTGCTCGAGGTGCTCGGCACCACCGCGGTGCAGAAGTACCTCGTCGGTGGTGTGCAGGACGTCTACAACTCGCAGGGTGTGCCGATCCACGACAAGCACATTGAGGTCATCGTGCGCCAGATGCTGCGCAAGGTCACCATCAACGACTCGGGCGAGACCGACATGCTCCCCGGCGAGCTTGTCGACCGTCAGCGCTTCCAGGCAACCAACCGCCAGTCGGTTGCCGAGGGCCGCCGCCCCGCGTCGGGTCGTCCCGAGGTCATGGGTATCACCAAGGCCTCGCTCGCGACCGAGTCGTGGCTGTCGGCCGCGTCGTTCCAGGAGACCACTCGCGTGCTGACCCAGGCCGCGATGGAGCAGAAGACCGACCCGCTGCTCGGCCTCAAGGAGAACGTCATCATCGGTCGTCTCATCACCGCCGGTACCGGTATGCCCGAGTACGCCGAGCAGGTTGTTGAACCCACCGAAGAGGCGCGCAACGAGCGCTACCCGTACGCCGAGGCCGACGCGCTCGACTTCAGCAACGACCTGTCGTTCGCTGACTTCGACTCGTTCTCGGGTAACGACGACTTCGGCAGCATCGACTTCAACTAG
- a CDS encoding DNA-directed RNA polymerase subunit beta, which translates to MAAANNATYTPKSGRDAHRLSFANIKDTLEVPDLLSLQTESFDWLIGNEYWKARRDYEIENGGNDVPRVSGLEEIFEEISPIEDNADQMQLTFRNPQLEPEKYSIDECKERGKTYSAPLYVEAEFMRYETGEIKTQTVFMGDFPLMTPMGTFIINGTERVVVSQLVRSPGVYFERTPEKNSDIDVYSSRVIPSRGAWLEFEVDKKGLVAVRIDRKRKQSVTVFLRAIGLSEEEIRAEFAGYETLLDTLSKDDPKIQTQEDALRDIYKKLRPGEQVASEAAKALLENYYFNDKRYDLAKVGRYKINRKLGLEAPISDSVLSVEDIVGTIKYLVALQKGETTIEGTRNGGELTDIPLDVDDIDHFGNRRIRAVGELIQNQVRTGLSRMERVVRERMTTQEIDSITPQSLINVRPVVAAIKEFFGTSQLSQFMDQNNPLAGITHKRRLNALGPGGLSRERAGVEVRDVHASHYGRMCPIETPEGPNIGLIGSLATFARINAFGFIETPYRRVENGVVSQTIEYLTAADEDEFVVAQANAPLDANGRYIEDDVLVRTKGGEVELVPAGEVDYMDVSPRQMVSVGTSLIPFLEHDDTNRALMGANMQRQAVPLLRSTSPIVGTGMEGYTAIDAGDVVTAQHAGVVTSVSADQVVVQTDEGGSESYWLRKFERSNAGTCYNHRVIVTAGDRVEVGEVIADGPATEDGELALGKNLLVAFMPWEGHNFEDAIIISQNLVKNDVLSSIHIEEYEVDARDTKLGKEEITADLPNVGQDMLKDLDERGIIRVGAEVQAGDILVGKVTPKGETELSAEERLLRAIFNEKSREVRDTSLKVPHGQTGTIIGVKVFDVENGDDELGSGVNQRVVVYIAQKRKITEGDKLAGRHGNKGVIAKILPEEDMPFLEDGTPVDIILNPLGIPKRMNLGQVLESHLGWIATQGWDIEGNPEWAANLSEEAYHVAPGTKVATPVFDGATQEQLQGLLTSTRPNDDGERLVKENGKARLFDGRSGEPFPDPISVGYMYMLKLHHLVDDKIHARSTGPYSMITQQPLGGKAQFGGQRFGEMEVWALEAYGAAYTLQELLTIKSDDIVGRVKAYESIVKGENIQKAGIPESFRVLVREMRSLCLNVEVLAADGSIVSLEENDDDAYRAAEELGINISTRFESSSVDEI; encoded by the coding sequence GCCCATCGAAGACAACGCGGACCAGATGCAGCTGACGTTCCGCAACCCGCAGCTCGAGCCCGAGAAGTACTCGATCGACGAGTGCAAGGAGCGCGGCAAGACCTACTCGGCCCCGCTCTACGTCGAGGCCGAGTTCATGCGCTACGAGACCGGCGAGATCAAGACCCAGACGGTCTTCATGGGTGACTTCCCGCTCATGACCCCCATGGGTACCTTCATCATCAACGGCACCGAGCGTGTCGTCGTTTCGCAGCTCGTCCGCTCGCCGGGTGTCTACTTCGAGCGCACCCCCGAGAAGAACTCCGACATCGACGTCTACTCGTCGCGCGTGATCCCCTCGCGCGGTGCCTGGCTCGAGTTCGAGGTCGACAAGAAGGGCCTCGTCGCCGTTCGCATCGACCGCAAGCGCAAGCAGTCGGTCACCGTCTTCCTGCGCGCCATCGGCCTGTCGGAAGAAGAGATCCGCGCCGAGTTCGCCGGCTACGAGACGCTCCTCGACACCCTGTCGAAGGACGACCCGAAGATCCAGACGCAGGAAGATGCCCTCCGCGACATCTACAAAAAGCTGCGCCCGGGCGAGCAGGTGGCCTCGGAGGCCGCCAAGGCGCTCCTCGAGAACTACTACTTCAACGACAAGCGCTACGACCTCGCGAAGGTCGGCCGCTACAAGATCAACCGCAAGCTTGGTCTCGAGGCGCCGATCAGCGACTCGGTGCTGTCGGTTGAAGACATCGTCGGCACGATCAAGTACCTCGTCGCGCTCCAGAAGGGCGAGACGACGATCGAGGGCACGCGCAACGGCGGCGAGCTCACCGACATCCCGCTCGACGTCGACGACATCGACCACTTCGGTAACCGCCGCATCCGCGCCGTCGGCGAGCTGATCCAGAACCAGGTTCGCACCGGCCTCAGCCGCATGGAGCGCGTCGTGCGTGAGCGCATGACGACGCAGGAGATTGACTCGATCACCCCGCAGTCGCTCATCAACGTGCGCCCCGTCGTCGCTGCGATCAAGGAGTTCTTCGGAACCTCGCAGCTCTCGCAGTTCATGGACCAGAACAACCCGCTCGCGGGCATCACGCACAAGCGTCGCCTCAACGCGCTCGGCCCCGGTGGTCTGAGCCGTGAGCGCGCCGGCGTCGAGGTGCGAGACGTGCACGCTTCGCACTACGGCCGTATGTGCCCGATCGAGACGCCTGAAGGCCCGAACATTGGTCTGATCGGCTCGCTCGCAACGTTCGCGCGCATCAACGCGTTCGGCTTCATCGAGACGCCGTACCGCCGCGTCGAGAACGGCGTGGTGTCGCAGACCATCGAGTACCTCACCGCAGCAGACGAGGACGAGTTCGTGGTGGCCCAGGCCAACGCGCCGCTCGACGCCAACGGTCGCTACATCGAGGACGACGTGCTCGTGCGCACCAAGGGAGGCGAGGTTGAGCTCGTGCCCGCTGGTGAGGTCGACTACATGGACGTCTCGCCGCGCCAGATGGTGTCGGTGGGTACCTCGCTCATCCCGTTCCTCGAGCACGACGACACGAACCGCGCGCTCATGGGTGCGAACATGCAGCGCCAGGCAGTGCCGCTGCTTCGTTCGACCTCGCCGATCGTCGGTACCGGTATGGAGGGCTACACCGCCATCGACGCTGGTGACGTGGTCACCGCGCAGCACGCCGGTGTCGTCACTTCGGTGTCGGCCGACCAGGTGGTCGTGCAGACCGACGAGGGCGGCAGCGAGTCGTACTGGCTCCGCAAGTTCGAGCGTTCGAACGCGGGTACCTGCTACAACCACCGCGTCATCGTCACTGCTGGTGACCGCGTTGAGGTCGGCGAGGTCATCGCCGACGGCCCCGCGACCGAAGACGGCGAGCTCGCGCTCGGCAAGAACCTCCTCGTGGCCTTCATGCCGTGGGAGGGTCACAACTTCGAGGACGCGATCATCATCAGCCAGAACCTCGTGAAGAACGACGTGCTTTCGTCGATTCACATCGAGGAGTACGAGGTTGACGCTCGCGACACGAAGCTCGGTAAGGAAGAAATCACCGCCGACCTGCCGAACGTGGGTCAGGACATGCTCAAGGACCTCGACGAGCGCGGCATCATCCGCGTCGGCGCCGAGGTGCAGGCTGGCGACATCCTCGTCGGTAAGGTCACTCCGAAGGGTGAGACCGAGCTCAGCGCCGAAGAGCGCCTGCTGCGCGCGATCTTCAACGAGAAGAGCCGCGAGGTGCGCGACACGTCGCTCAAGGTTCCCCACGGCCAGACCGGCACCATCATCGGCGTCAAGGTGTTCGACGTCGAGAACGGTGACGACGAGCTCGGCTCGGGCGTGAACCAGCGCGTGGTCGTCTACATCGCCCAGAAGCGCAAGATCACCGAGGGTGACAAGCTCGCTGGCCGTCACGGTAACAAGGGTGTCATCGCGAAGATCCTGCCCGAGGAAGACATGCCCTTCCTTGAGGACGGCACGCCGGTCGACATCATCCTGAACCCGCTCGGTATTCCGAAGCGCATGAACCTCGGTCAGGTGCTCGAGTCGCACCTCGGCTGGATCGCGACGCAGGGTTGGGACATCGAGGGCAACCCGGAGTGGGCAGCAAACCTCTCCGAGGAGGCCTACCACGTTGCTCCCGGCACCAAGGTCGCGACCCCCGTGTTCGACGGTGCGACGCAGGAGCAGCTCCAGGGCCTGCTCACGTCGACCCGCCCGAACGACGACGGCGAGCGCCTCGTGAAGGAAAACGGCAAGGCGCGTCTGTTCGACGGCCGCTCCGGCGAGCCGTTCCCCGACCCGATTTCGGTGGGCTACATGTACATGCTCAAGCTCCACCACCTGGTCGACGACAAGATCCACGCGCGTTCGACTGGTCCATACTCGATGATCACCCAGCAGCCGCTCGGTGGTAAGGCCCAGTTCGGTGGCCAGCGCTTCGGTGAGATGGAGGTGTGGGCCCTCGAGGCCTACGGCGCCGCCTACACGCTGCAGGAGCTGCTCACGATCAAGTCGGACGACATTGTCGGCCGCGTGAAGGCCTACGAGTCGATCGTTAAGGGCGAAAACATCCAGAAGGCCGGTATCCCCGAGTCGTTCCGAGTGCTCGTGCGCGAAATGCGTTCGCTGTGCCTGAACGTCGAGGTGCTCGCCGCCGACGGCTCCATCGTCAGCCTCGAAGAGAACGACGATGACGCCTACCGTGCTGCCGAAGAACTCGGCATCAACATCTCCACTCGCTTCGAGTCGTCTTCGGTCGACGAGATCTAG